One genomic segment of Gemmatimonadaceae bacterium includes these proteins:
- a CDS encoding sulfite exporter TauE/SafE family protein, with product MNLASLALLVGVGSFAAGLLGSLTGLGGGIIVVPMLTLLFHIDMRYAIGASLIAVIATSSGAAAAYVREGYTNVRIAILLEIATTIGALIGAMLSVHTTQAKLSILFGVVLIATALRSLRPRAEHAILTTPDRWAAFFQLDSSYPTPSGPQHYSARRIPGGFALMLVGGVLSALLGIGAGIIKVLAMDQVMSLPFKVSTTTSNFMIGVTAAVSAAVYLHQGQIDPAISFPVMLGAGGGALLGARILTRADVRWLRPLFTVIVFVAAVEMLYKGFTGTI from the coding sequence ATGAACCTGGCGTCCCTCGCCCTGCTCGTCGGCGTCGGATCTTTCGCCGCCGGTCTGCTTGGATCTCTGACTGGATTGGGCGGGGGAATCATCGTCGTGCCGATGCTGACGCTGCTCTTTCACATCGACATGCGTTACGCGATCGGCGCATCGCTCATCGCGGTGATCGCCACATCCTCGGGCGCGGCGGCGGCGTACGTCCGCGAGGGATACACGAATGTTCGCATCGCCATCCTGCTCGAGATCGCGACGACCATCGGTGCGCTCATCGGCGCGATGCTCTCCGTCCACACGACCCAGGCAAAGCTCTCCATACTGTTCGGAGTCGTTCTGATCGCCACGGCGCTTCGCTCCCTGCGTCCTCGGGCCGAGCACGCGATTCTGACGACGCCCGATCGCTGGGCGGCTTTTTTTCAGCTCGACTCGTCCTACCCGACCCCATCCGGACCCCAGCACTACTCGGCGCGTCGGATCCCGGGTGGGTTCGCGTTGATGCTCGTCGGCGGGGTTCTGTCGGCGTTGCTCGGCATCGGCGCCGGGATCATCAAAGTGCTGGCGATGGACCAGGTGATGTCGCTGCCGTTCAAGGTGTCCACGACGACCAGCAACTTCATGATCGGGGTGACCGCCGCCGTCAGCGCGGCGGTGTACCTGCACCAGGGCCAAATCGACCCGGCGATTTCCTTTCCGGTCATGCTCGGCGCCGGAGGCGGCGCGTTGCTGGGGGCGCGGATTCTGACCCGTGCCGACGTGCGATGGCTCCGTCCGCTGTTCACGGTGATCGTGTTCGTCGCCGCGGTCGAGATGCTGTACAAGGGATTTACGGGAACCATCTGA
- a CDS encoding DUF1634 domain-containing protein: protein MATRVSEHEVQQAIGGLLRLGVIVAAAVTALGGALLLIQHGGDPVAHRTFRGEPPALESIVSIVRGALTFNGEAIAQLGLLLLIATPVARVAFTLVAFALQRDRKYVVITSIVLSLLVYALAFGKA, encoded by the coding sequence ATGGCGACTCGCGTTTCGGAACACGAGGTACAACAGGCGATCGGCGGGTTGCTCCGGCTTGGCGTGATCGTCGCGGCGGCTGTCACGGCGCTGGGCGGCGCGCTGCTGCTCATCCAGCACGGCGGCGACCCGGTGGCCCACCGGACCTTTCGCGGTGAACCGCCGGCGCTCGAGTCGATCGTCAGCATCGTCCGCGGCGCGCTGACGTTCAACGGCGAAGCGATCGCGCAGCTCGGATTGTTGCTCCTGATCGCGACGCCGGTCGCGCGCGTCGCGTTCACGCTCGTCGCCTTCGCGCTGCAGCGGGATCGGAAGTACGTCGTGATCACGTCGATCGTTCTGTCGTTGCTGGTGTACGCCCTGGCATTCGGCAAAGCATGA
- a CDS encoding cytochrome b/b6 domain-containing protein — translation MKKRHHPVVRITHWINVVALTIMVGSGLRIFNAYPAFARRGETFCCYPFERKPIPASLTFGGWLAGARNWHFAMMWVLVVNGLVYLGFVYTHGEWRDLVPRRGVVRDAWEMVRFYVTARKDHPRQGKHNALQRMVYFSFPILGALAVITGIAIWKPVQLAFLTHLLGGYVWARYWHFVVMLLLVVLTFGHIFMVFAVDPYSMVSMVTGTYKEQWSPEERNARPFVHLLPAHQPAGAGTTPSSTPPPAA, via the coding sequence ATGAAGAAGCGTCATCATCCTGTCGTCCGCATCACGCATTGGATCAACGTCGTCGCGCTCACGATCATGGTCGGGAGCGGGCTACGGATTTTCAATGCGTACCCCGCGTTCGCCCGCCGCGGGGAGACCTTCTGTTGTTATCCCTTCGAGCGGAAGCCGATTCCGGCCAGCCTGACGTTCGGCGGCTGGCTCGCCGGCGCGCGAAACTGGCACTTCGCGATGATGTGGGTGCTCGTCGTGAACGGACTCGTCTACCTCGGTTTCGTCTACACCCACGGCGAATGGCGCGACCTCGTGCCGCGCCGCGGCGTGGTGCGCGACGCGTGGGAGATGGTCCGGTTCTACGTCACGGCGCGAAAGGACCATCCGCGACAGGGCAAGCACAACGCACTGCAGCGGATGGTGTACTTCTCGTTTCCGATTCTCGGCGCGCTCGCGGTCATCACGGGAATCGCGATCTGGAAGCCGGTCCAACTCGCCTTTCTCACGCACTTGCTCGGCGGCTACGTCTGGGCGCGCTACTGGCACTTCGTCGTCATGCTGCTGCTCGTCGTGCTGACGTTCGGACATATTTTCATGGTGTTTGCCGTCGATCCGTATTCGATGGTCTCGATGGTCACCGGCACCTACAAGGAGCAGTGGTCGCCGGAGGAGCGGAACGCGCGTCCGTTCGTTCATCTGCTACCGGCGCACCAGCCCGCGGGCGCGGGCACGACGCCGTCGTCAACACCGCCTCCCGCCGCATGA
- a CDS encoding molybdopterin-dependent oxidoreductase, which translates to MSDSRPPRPPSHIAERFAIDRRRFLMASGGALGAAILAACDSMGPKSAGGLLKFAERKNESLERVLFRHTSMDAPSSSARAAGSHFPSYFVSKRVPVWDEATRGVWRLQVGGMVKQPLSLSLADLASLPRTGYRLDHFCVEGWTAVATRTGVALADLAKLAGVQPGAQYVDFESFDDDYHESWDIDSAMHPQTIVVYAQDGHYLNPAWGAPARIYSPVKLGYKNTKYLTRIMFLPRRTGGYWSDQGYEWYGGV; encoded by the coding sequence ATGAGCGACTCGAGACCACCGCGGCCACCGTCGCACATCGCCGAACGATTCGCCATCGACCGACGCCGCTTTCTCATGGCGAGCGGCGGCGCGCTCGGCGCCGCGATATTGGCCGCGTGCGACTCGATGGGGCCCAAGTCGGCGGGAGGCTTGCTCAAGTTCGCGGAGCGAAAGAACGAGTCGCTCGAGCGCGTGCTGTTCCGGCACACGTCGATGGACGCCCCCTCCTCGAGCGCGAGAGCGGCGGGCTCGCATTTCCCATCGTACTTCGTCTCGAAGCGGGTGCCCGTTTGGGACGAGGCGACGCGCGGCGTCTGGCGGCTCCAGGTCGGCGGAATGGTGAAGCAGCCGCTCAGCCTTTCACTCGCCGATCTCGCGTCGCTGCCGCGGACAGGCTATCGGCTCGACCACTTCTGTGTGGAAGGCTGGACGGCCGTCGCGACGCGCACCGGTGTCGCGCTCGCCGATTTGGCGAAGCTCGCTGGCGTGCAACCGGGCGCGCAGTACGTCGATTTCGAGTCGTTCGACGACGACTATCACGAGAGCTGGGACATCGACAGCGCGATGCATCCGCAGACGATCGTCGTCTACGCGCAGGACGGGCACTATCTGAATCCCGCGTGGGGCGCGCCCGCGCGCATCTACTCGCCGGTCAAACTCGGCTACAAGAACACGAAGTACCTGACGCGCATCATGTTTCTCCCCCGGCGCACCGGCGGATACTGGAGCGATCAGGGCTACGAGTGGTACGGCGGCGTCTGA
- a CDS encoding plastocyanin/azurin family copper-binding protein produces the protein MSSIPVLRVVRRVAAAGLIFVTTTVACSTSPDSKPSTNQTVDIFTVGDAFSPVFATVNAGDTVRWSFTGGSDGQGHNVRFTPAGNGAPADINVLKTGTATRIFSTRGTFNYVCDVHPGMTGSVTVQ, from the coding sequence GTGTCGTCCATCCCCGTCCTGCGCGTCGTCCGTCGCGTTGCAGCGGCGGGGCTCATTTTCGTCACCACGACGGTTGCCTGCTCGACCTCGCCGGACTCCAAACCGTCCACCAACCAAACCGTCGACATCTTCACCGTTGGCGACGCCTTCAGCCCCGTCTTCGCAACCGTGAACGCCGGCGACACCGTGCGTTGGAGCTTCACCGGCGGGTCCGACGGACAAGGCCACAACGTTCGCTTCACTCCCGCCGGCAACGGCGCTCCCGCCGATATCAACGTTCTCAAAACCGGCACCGCGACCCGCATCTTCTCGACCCGCGGAACGTTCAACTACGTCTGCGACGTACATCCCGGCATGACCGGCAGCGTCACAGTTCAGTAG
- a CDS encoding DUF1501 domain-containing protein, protein MTEHDIDCGCQEYNELTRRQFLERSAGVSAAALFPAWLPKIVMAKNFSSSRDIIVSVFQRGGADGLSLAVPFADANYYTSRTSIAIPRPDSSAATKGINLDGFFMFPQAMAGGAAGTGGLMPAFQGQDLLIVHATGQLNNSRSHFDAQRYMEVGKPVDPSLVTGWLGRHLASIPPLNPAAPLRGIGIANGLQKTLVGGPLTLPIADPTNYSIGGSSSTQAARIGFLQGDYAGADDPVGSSALSATNTIGLLKSVNFTGYAPANGAVYPNSSFGRALRSVAALIKNNVGIEAAQVDIGNWDTHSDQDPLAGSMFKTMQDFSNSLGAFYADVIATGQPVTVVVVSEFGRNVRENGSGGTDHGRGTTMFAMGKGIAGGRVLTKNWPGLARENLDSGQDLKVTVDYRDILSEIVQNRLGNSNLGFVFPSWTPTMLGVTR, encoded by the coding sequence ATGACCGAACACGACATCGACTGCGGCTGCCAAGAGTACAACGAACTGACGCGCCGCCAGTTCCTGGAAAGGAGCGCGGGCGTCTCGGCGGCGGCGCTCTTCCCGGCATGGCTCCCGAAGATCGTCATGGCGAAGAATTTCTCGTCCAGCCGCGACATCATCGTCTCCGTCTTCCAGCGCGGCGGCGCCGACGGACTGTCGCTCGCCGTGCCGTTTGCCGACGCCAACTACTACACGTCGCGCACGTCGATCGCGATTCCGCGCCCGGACTCGAGCGCCGCGACGAAGGGCATCAACCTCGACGGCTTCTTCATGTTCCCCCAGGCGATGGCCGGCGGGGCGGCGGGAACGGGCGGCCTCATGCCCGCGTTCCAGGGACAGGATCTGCTGATCGTGCACGCGACGGGACAGCTGAACAACTCGCGGTCGCACTTCGACGCACAGCGATACATGGAGGTCGGCAAGCCGGTTGACCCGTCGCTCGTCACGGGGTGGCTGGGCCGCCACCTGGCGAGCATTCCGCCGCTCAACCCGGCGGCGCCGCTGCGCGGCATCGGCATCGCCAATGGTTTGCAGAAGACGCTCGTCGGCGGCCCCTTGACGCTGCCGATCGCCGATCCGACCAACTACTCGATCGGTGGCTCGAGCTCGACGCAGGCGGCGCGCATCGGCTTCCTCCAGGGCGATTACGCCGGCGCCGATGATCCGGTGGGTTCGTCGGCGTTGAGCGCAACGAACACGATCGGGCTGCTCAAGTCGGTCAACTTCACCGGCTATGCGCCGGCGAACGGCGCGGTCTATCCCAACAGCTCGTTCGGCCGCGCGCTGCGTTCAGTGGCGGCGCTGATCAAGAACAACGTTGGGATTGAAGCGGCCCAGGTGGACATCGGCAACTGGGACACGCACTCGGACCAGGATCCGCTGGCCGGCTCGATGTTCAAGACGATGCAGGATTTCTCGAATTCGCTTGGCGCGTTCTACGCGGACGTGATTGCCACGGGGCAGCCGGTGACGGTGGTCGTCGTCTCGGAGTTCGGGCGCAACGTGCGCGAGAACGGCAGCGGTGGCACGGACCACGGCCGCGGCACGACGATGTTCGCGATGGGCAAGGGCATCGCCGGCGGTCGCGTGCTCACGAAGAACTGGCCCGGGCTGGCGCGCGAGAACCTCGATTCGGGGCAGGACCTGAAGGTCACCGTCGACTATCGAGACATTCTCTCGGAGATCGTTCAAAACAGGCTCGGCAACTCGAACCTCGGCTTCGTCTTTCCGTCGTGGACCCCCACCATGCTCGGAGTGACGCGCTAA
- a CDS encoding DUF1800 domain-containing protein — MRTTIPDPSAATEPGTPDTISTDAEHNEAIDARRRRSFVFFGALAAAVLLPKRTRAQSRQKGKRPVDTEPNSGFAEVIPKESAAAFAEWDTGTSRLVRRVTLGMNQGELQRAAAMGWQGYLNYQLNYQRIDDSALESAVASRYPLMTQTADVLFTADAGQVQNQLKESTIYRGAFSQRQLYQRMVEFWTDHFSQSIDKVGYLLAVDQRDVIRAHALGKFRDLLQASAHSPSMITYLDQNTSNNRAPNQNYAREVMELHTLSVNGPYTQTDVAELSRVLTGWTTTGKGVFVFNPAIHDWGQKTVLGVNVPAGSPALGQAGIKEGEMIMDFLASHPSTASFIASKLLKWFVTPTPTDAQVAAIASVFRATGGDIKAVVRAVLNDVWLPTAPMKFKRPFHLLVSAIRATNPTVTTTSFFNSQINNLGHPLFQWDTPDGFPDKVEYWAGNILPRWAFAISLSSQNSATSVKVDTAPYLAGSADNVIDLINNNYFGGEIPTTTRTALTNYLKAGTFNDARVRETIALGLSANAFQWY; from the coding sequence ATGCGAACGACGATCCCCGATCCATCCGCGGCCACCGAGCCCGGAACTCCCGACACAATTTCGACGGACGCTGAACACAACGAAGCGATCGACGCGAGACGGCGCCGGTCATTCGTGTTCTTCGGCGCTCTCGCCGCCGCCGTTTTGCTGCCCAAGCGCACGCGCGCGCAGTCGCGGCAGAAAGGCAAACGGCCCGTCGACACGGAGCCGAACAGCGGCTTCGCCGAGGTGATTCCGAAGGAATCGGCCGCAGCGTTCGCCGAGTGGGACACGGGAACGTCGAGGCTCGTGCGCCGCGTGACGCTCGGCATGAACCAGGGCGAATTGCAGCGGGCGGCCGCGATGGGGTGGCAGGGATACCTCAACTATCAACTCAATTATCAGCGAATCGACGACAGCGCCCTCGAGTCGGCGGTCGCGTCGCGCTATCCGTTGATGACGCAAACGGCCGACGTCCTGTTCACGGCGGACGCCGGCCAAGTTCAGAATCAGCTCAAGGAATCGACCATCTACCGCGGCGCGTTCTCGCAACGGCAGCTGTATCAACGCATGGTCGAGTTCTGGACCGACCACTTCAGCCAGTCGATCGACAAAGTCGGGTACCTGCTCGCCGTCGACCAGCGCGACGTGATTCGCGCGCACGCGCTCGGAAAGTTTCGCGATCTGCTCCAGGCGAGCGCGCACAGTCCGTCGATGATCACGTACCTCGACCAGAACACGAGCAACAACCGAGCGCCCAACCAGAACTACGCGCGTGAAGTGATGGAACTGCACACGTTGAGCGTGAACGGACCGTACACGCAAACGGACGTCGCCGAGCTATCGCGCGTGTTGACGGGCTGGACGACGACCGGAAAGGGCGTGTTCGTCTTCAACCCGGCCATCCACGACTGGGGGCAGAAGACGGTGCTCGGCGTCAACGTTCCGGCGGGGTCGCCGGCGCTGGGGCAGGCAGGCATCAAGGAAGGCGAGATGATAATGGACTTCCTCGCCTCGCACCCGAGCACGGCGTCGTTCATCGCGTCGAAGCTGCTCAAGTGGTTCGTCACGCCGACGCCGACCGACGCGCAGGTCGCGGCGATCGCATCGGTTTTCCGGGCCACCGGCGGCGACATCAAGGCGGTCGTGCGCGCGGTGCTCAACGACGTGTGGCTGCCGACGGCGCCGATGAAGTTCAAGCGACCCTTCCATCTGCTCGTGTCGGCGATCCGGGCGACGAATCCGACGGTCACGACGACGTCGTTCTTCAACAGTCAGATCAACAACCTCGGCCACCCGCTTTTCCAGTGGGACACGCCGGACGGTTTCCCGGACAAGGTCGAATACTGGGCGGGCAACATCCTGCCACGCTGGGCGTTCGCTATTTCACTGTCGAGCCAGAACTCGGCGACGAGCGTGAAGGTCGACACGGCGCCGTACCTCGCCGGATCGGCGGACAACGTGATCGACCTGATCAACAACAACTACTTCGGCGGCGAGATTCCGACGACGACGCGCACCGCGCTCACGAACTATCTCAAGGCCGGCACGTTCAACGACGCCCGCGTGCGCGAGACGATCGCGCTCGGCCTGAGCGCCAACGCGTTCCAGTGGTATTGA
- a CDS encoding helix-turn-helix domain-containing protein: protein MRWWETSIGGAARGRIIALLKRGERTVDELAAELGVTDNAVRAHVDLLEREGIVTQTRVRRDGAVGKPATLYAIAADAHATLSAAYAPVLTALVSALRDRMSRRELDALYRDAGRRMAASQGESDARGFETRIRAAAVLLSGLGAELDVVKADGGFTLQGHACPLSDAVRADPSVCQSIRELVAQVTGESVRECCDRDGASPKCRLEIRRSA, encoded by the coding sequence ATGCGGTGGTGGGAGACTTCCATAGGAGGCGCGGCGCGCGGGCGAATCATCGCCCTGCTCAAGCGCGGCGAACGAACGGTCGACGAGTTGGCGGCCGAGCTCGGCGTGACCGACAACGCCGTGCGCGCGCACGTCGACCTCCTCGAGCGCGAGGGGATCGTCACCCAAACGCGCGTCCGCCGAGATGGGGCGGTCGGGAAGCCGGCCACTCTCTACGCGATCGCCGCAGATGCCCACGCCACTCTCTCAGCGGCCTACGCCCCGGTGTTGACCGCGCTCGTCTCGGCGCTGCGCGACCGCATGTCTCGGCGCGAGCTCGATGCGCTGTACCGCGACGCGGGCCGCCGCATGGCGGCGAGTCAGGGTGAGAGCGACGCGCGCGGATTCGAGACCCGTATTCGCGCCGCGGCCGTCCTCCTCTCGGGATTGGGCGCCGAGTTGGACGTAGTCAAGGCCGACGGCGGCTTCACGCTGCAGGGTCACGCCTGTCCGCTCTCCGACGCCGTGCGCGCCGACCCCTCGGTGTGTCAGTCCATTCGAGAACTTGTGGCGCAAGTCACAGGTGAGTCGGTGCGCGAGTGCTGCGATCGTGATGGCGCGTCGCCGAAGTGTCGTTTGGAGATTCGCCGATCCGCCTGA
- a CDS encoding DUF4142 domain-containing protein, with product MQIVRPTTAVFAAVALTVISASQAAAQAKPAAPKLDDATIVAIFDNANTWDIETGGLGAKKATTKEIRDFGAQLERDHRTVRQQGRDLAKKLGVKVPALPKDFQMKKDHDAAMKNLEGLSGKAFDRAFLQHEVDYHKAVIAAMNSTLMPALQNQEVKDLVTKVAPAFKAHQDMAQNLLDKITP from the coding sequence ATGCAGATCGTTCGACCAACGACCGCCGTTTTTGCAGCTGTGGCCCTTACCGTGATTTCGGCGAGCCAGGCTGCCGCGCAGGCCAAACCCGCCGCGCCGAAGCTCGATGACGCGACCATCGTCGCCATTTTCGACAACGCCAACACGTGGGACATCGAAACCGGAGGCCTAGGCGCGAAGAAGGCCACCACCAAGGAGATCCGGGATTTCGGAGCGCAGCTCGAGCGCGATCACAGGACCGTCCGCCAGCAGGGCCGCGACCTGGCGAAGAAGCTCGGCGTCAAGGTGCCGGCGCTTCCGAAGGACTTTCAGATGAAGAAGGACCACGACGCGGCGATGAAGAACCTCGAGGGTCTATCGGGCAAGGCCTTCGACCGGGCGTTCCTGCAGCACGAGGTGGACTACCACAAGGCCGTCATCGCGGCCATGAACTCCACGTTGATGCCCGCGCTCCAGAACCAGGAAGTGAAGGATCTGGTGACCAAGGTCGCGCCGGCCTTCAAGGCACATCAGGACATGGCGCAGAACCTTCTGGACAAGATCACGCCGTAG
- a CDS encoding TonB-dependent receptor, which translates to MTNPFRLAGRLCSAALFVAAILTAPPRAADAQTNTGTIVVRVAADSTPIAGATVAIGATNSVTDQSGRVAFRVPIGRHTFHVAPTGFRPESLAVFVGVGTTNVTIPVRRVAAAPAPVARVVNAAPPTQAPNATPVSTPVPPPPAMVVPASPAPSPVAAKRNDQRTSDVATYVQVSDREAIDAQLDRSPGNISDLLSGFDGVRVQPLSAGSGGVGIRIRGMPSRYTKILSDGLPLLGATPEGQDPLQMPVLGVERVEVTPGVMSAFYGPTALSGSVNVVSAAPTSPSTALVNGTTQEASDAAVFQTHTFSSQWAGTLLAGRHYRNPGDPDGDGWAEVPGYKRVVVQPRVYWSRNPTSTWFMTGGWLTENTRSGTFADARLPDFNRYSDDADTRRGYAGTVGRIQLDTNTLLTVRASMTREWRTRWFGDDRERDRRNEIFGDVAVTKTVGANVLTGGVAIDRDQYAALDVRDQSYRYTTPALYGEHTWAPDPRFAITSAARLDLQSEFGDFVSPRVSVVVRPNEEWQLRLSRANGFYAPTPLIDETEAFGLAHIQRSDARQPEHALGWSLDVDHTDGALSLGGSAYRTVITHPLIVRNTPGAAEGFQLVNGDEPLRTQGVDVHLRYRMEPIRFTATYSFLDATRPEIMGLFGEDFEVDTSLIRPVPFTPRHSANLDWAYVREHDKTLGVAVHFVGNQTLADSTLGTSTPYVTIDARVEKQIRWGAMLFVYAKDLTGVHQLQYGPVLRPSTGAAGQWADNPWAPLDGRVISAGIRVSY; encoded by the coding sequence ATGACGAATCCTTTCCGGCTCGCGGGTCGACTGTGTTCGGCGGCGCTCTTCGTGGCCGCCATCCTCACCGCCCCCCCCCGAGCGGCTGACGCTCAGACGAACACCGGCACGATCGTCGTGCGTGTCGCGGCCGACAGCACACCGATCGCCGGCGCCACCGTCGCCATCGGAGCCACGAACAGCGTGACCGATCAAAGCGGTCGCGTGGCGTTCAGGGTGCCGATCGGCCGCCACACTTTTCACGTGGCGCCGACAGGATTTCGTCCGGAGAGTCTCGCGGTCTTCGTCGGAGTGGGCACGACCAACGTGACCATTCCGGTTCGTCGCGTTGCCGCGGCCCCCGCCCCCGTTGCTCGCGTTGTCAACGCGGCTCCTCCGACCCAAGCCCCCAACGCGACGCCGGTGTCAACCCCGGTCCCACCTCCGCCGGCGATGGTGGTTCCAGCATCGCCGGCCCCCTCTCCTGTCGCCGCGAAACGAAACGACCAGCGCACGTCGGACGTCGCGACGTACGTGCAAGTCAGCGATCGTGAAGCGATCGACGCACAACTCGACCGATCTCCGGGCAACATTTCCGATCTGCTGTCAGGCTTCGACGGCGTGCGCGTGCAGCCGCTGTCCGCCGGCTCCGGCGGAGTCGGCATTCGCATACGCGGCATGCCCTCGCGCTATACGAAAATTCTCTCGGATGGATTGCCGCTCTTGGGTGCCACGCCCGAGGGACAGGATCCGCTCCAGATGCCGGTCCTCGGCGTCGAGCGAGTGGAAGTGACGCCCGGCGTCATGTCCGCCTTCTACGGACCGACGGCGTTGAGCGGCAGCGTAAACGTCGTCTCCGCGGCGCCGACCTCGCCTTCCACGGCGCTCGTGAACGGAACGACGCAGGAAGCGTCGGACGCCGCCGTTTTTCAGACGCACACGTTCTCGTCGCAGTGGGCGGGTACACTTCTCGCCGGCCGACACTACCGCAACCCCGGCGATCCTGACGGCGATGGTTGGGCCGAAGTGCCCGGCTACAAGCGCGTCGTCGTGCAGCCGCGCGTCTACTGGTCGCGGAACCCGACGAGCACGTGGTTCATGACGGGCGGATGGCTGACGGAGAACACGCGCAGCGGAACGTTTGCCGATGCGCGACTGCCCGACTTCAACAGATACAGCGACGATGCCGACACGCGCCGCGGGTACGCCGGTACCGTCGGCCGCATCCAGCTCGACACCAACACATTGCTCACGGTTCGTGCGTCGATGACGCGCGAGTGGCGGACGCGTTGGTTTGGCGACGACCGCGAGCGCGACCGTCGCAACGAGATCTTCGGCGACGTCGCCGTCACGAAGACGGTGGGCGCCAACGTCCTCACCGGCGGCGTGGCCATCGACCGCGACCAGTACGCGGCGCTCGACGTGCGAGACCAGAGTTATCGCTACACGACGCCGGCCCTTTACGGCGAACACACGTGGGCGCCCGATCCGCGGTTCGCGATCACGTCGGCCGCGCGCCTCGACCTTCAGAGTGAGTTCGGCGACTTCGTCAGCCCGCGCGTGTCGGTCGTCGTTCGCCCGAACGAGGAATGGCAGCTTCGCCTTTCGCGCGCGAACGGCTTCTACGCGCCCACGCCGCTGATCGACGAGACAGAGGCGTTTGGCTTGGCGCACATCCAGCGAAGCGACGCGCGTCAGCCCGAACATGCGCTCGGATGGTCGCTCGACGTGGACCACACGGATGGCGCGCTTTCGCTCGGCGGTTCGGCGTACCGCACGGTCATCACGCACCCGCTCATCGTGCGGAACACTCCCGGCGCCGCGGAGGGCTTTCAACTGGTGAACGGCGACGAGCCGTTGCGCACGCAGGGCGTCGACGTGCACCTGCGGTACCGTATGGAGCCGATTCGCTTCACGGCCACCTACTCGTTCCTCGACGCGACGCGCCCCGAGATCATGGGCCTGTTCGGCGAGGATTTCGAGGTCGACACGTCGCTCATTCGTCCGGTACCGTTTACCCCGCGCCACTCGGCCAATCTCGACTGGGCGTACGTCCGCGAGCACGACAAGACCCTCGGCGTGGCCGTGCACTTCGTCGGCAACCAGACGCTCGCCGATTCGACGCTCGGCACGAGCACTCCCTATGTCACGATCGACGCGCGGGTCGAAAAGCAGATTCGCTGGGGAGCGATGTTGTTCGTGTACGCCAAGGATCTGACGGGTGTCCATCAGTTGCAGTACGGCCCCGTGCTGCGCCCATCGACCGGTGCGGCCGGCCAATGGGCGGACAACCCCTGGGCGCCGCTCGACGGCCGCGTAATCAGCGCGGGGATTCGAGTCTCGTACTGA